The following proteins are encoded in a genomic region of Thioflexithrix psekupsensis:
- a CDS encoding LutB/LldF family L-lactate oxidation iron-sulfur protein, producing the protein MTSIQSQHFKPQANAALKNVELQRALSKAKGGFIDKRLLALSQLPEFDTLRDQAKALKEHTLAHLDFYLEQFEEKVQARGGHVHWAENADQACDIIVRLCQQVNAHFITKGKSMIGEEISLNQALENAGMQVIETDLGEYIIQLAKEPPSHIIAPAVHKTREQISELFYQHHQKEGFNEPAIEIADLVNQARQVLRQHYLKADVGITGANFLIAETGSTIIVTNEGNGDLTQCLPKVHIVISSIEKVVPTLNDASLLMRLLARSATGQHITTYTTLSTGIKADSECSGAEQFHVVLLDNGRSTMLGNEFKEMLRCIRCGACMNHCPVYGAIGGHAYGWVYPGPMGSVLTPLMIGLKKAGDLPQACTMNGRCETVCPMRIPLSQLLRHHRTAQFAQSLTSRSTRWGLAVWRWFVQHPRWYRWASGVGIGLLHRLGRGRGSFRHLPLASAWTKYRDFPAPQGDTFFKQWQQKQQDKANHD; encoded by the coding sequence ATGACTTCTATCCAATCCCAACATTTTAAACCCCAAGCCAATGCCGCATTAAAAAATGTAGAATTGCAACGCGCTTTGTCCAAAGCTAAAGGCGGCTTTATTGATAAGCGATTATTGGCCTTATCGCAACTTCCCGAATTCGACACCTTACGCGATCAAGCAAAAGCCTTAAAAGAACATACCTTAGCGCATTTAGATTTTTATTTAGAACAATTTGAAGAAAAAGTGCAAGCACGCGGTGGCCACGTGCATTGGGCGGAGAATGCCGATCAAGCCTGCGATATTATTGTGCGTTTATGTCAGCAAGTCAATGCACATTTTATCACCAAAGGAAAATCGATGATTGGTGAAGAAATCAGTTTAAATCAAGCCTTAGAAAATGCAGGAATGCAGGTGATTGAAACAGATTTAGGGGAATATATTATTCAATTGGCTAAAGAACCCCCCAGTCATATTATTGCGCCTGCGGTGCATAAAACCCGTGAGCAAATTTCTGAATTATTTTATCAACACCATCAAAAAGAAGGCTTTAATGAGCCTGCTATAGAAATTGCAGATTTGGTGAATCAAGCACGGCAAGTATTAAGACAACATTATTTAAAAGCTGATGTAGGAATTACGGGTGCAAATTTCTTAATTGCCGAAACGGGATCAACGATTATTGTCACCAATGAAGGCAATGGCGATTTAACCCAATGTTTGCCAAAAGTTCACATTGTGATTTCCAGTATAGAAAAGGTGGTGCCGACCTTAAATGATGCGTCGTTATTAATGCGTTTATTAGCCCGCAGTGCCACAGGACAACATATCACCACTTACACCACATTAAGCACAGGCATTAAAGCCGATTCTGAATGTTCAGGCGCGGAACAATTCCATGTTGTTTTATTAGACAATGGACGCTCTACGATGCTGGGTAATGAATTTAAAGAGATGCTGCGTTGCATTCGTTGTGGGGCTTGTATGAATCATTGTCCTGTTTATGGCGCAATTGGGGGACATGCTTATGGTTGGGTTTATCCGGGGCCAATGGGATCGGTATTGACTCCCTTAATGATCGGCTTAAAGAAAGCGGGAGATTTGCCACAAGCTTGTACGATGAATGGGCGTTGTGAGACGGTATGCCCGATGCGTATTCCTTTAAGCCAGCTTTTACGCCACCATCGCACCGCGCAATTTGCTCAATCCCTGACCTCGCGCAGCACGCGTTGGGGATTGGCGGTGTGGCGGTGGTTTGTGCAGCATCCGCGCTGGTATCGCTGGGCGAGTGGCGTGGGAATTGGGCTGTTGCATCGTTTGGGACGGGGGCGGGGCAGTTTTCGCCATTTGCCGCTGGCCAGCGCGTGGACAAAATATCGTGATTTTCCCGCTCCCCAAGGCGATACGTTTTTTAAACAGTGGCAGCAAAAACAACAGGATAAAGCAAATCATGACTAA
- a CDS encoding LutC/YkgG family protein — MTNARAAIFSRLRQSLGRDSLTSTIRDELVLKLQFPPVSLQPTINRDKLSQFKQQLEKVSGIIIEVNHENQITDALKTWLLAQNYPLAAVIDARLGKLAWSEEWDVCIRNAQDSDVVSVTLAFTGIAETGSVVMLSSADAPTPLNFLPDVHCVILYESDMVCYMEEAWQKLRKEYTNPPRTVNVITGPSRTADIEQTIQLGAHGPRQFVVILVQQR, encoded by the coding sequence ATGACTAATGCCCGCGCCGCAATTTTTTCTCGACTTCGTCAATCATTAGGACGGGATTCATTAACGTCCACTATTCGAGATGAATTAGTGCTGAAATTGCAATTTCCTCCCGTTTCATTACAGCCCACAATAAACCGCGATAAATTAAGCCAATTTAAACAACAATTAGAGAAAGTTTCAGGCATCATTATCGAAGTCAATCATGAAAATCAAATCACAGACGCATTAAAAACATGGTTATTGGCGCAAAATTATCCATTAGCGGCGGTCATTGATGCGCGTTTGGGTAAATTGGCGTGGTCAGAGGAATGGGATGTATGTATTCGCAATGCGCAGGACAGCGATGTAGTCAGCGTCACTTTGGCTTTCACAGGGATTGCAGAAACAGGCAGCGTGGTGATGTTGTCGAGTGCGGACGCGCCGACACCGCTTAATTTTTTGCCTGATGTGCATTGTGTGATACTTTATGAATCAGATATGGTTTGTTACATGGAAGAAGCATGGCAAAAGTTACGTAAAGAATACACCAATCCACCGCGTACCGTTAATGTCATCACTGGCCCATCGCGCACCGCAGATATTGAGCAAACGATTCAATTGGGCGCGCACGGGCCACGGCAATTTGTGGTGATTCTTGTACAGCAGAGATGA
- a CDS encoding TM1812 family CRISPR-associated protein: protein MRLISFLGTGKYEETSYTLNGQNCKTKYVAAALMQLLKADELTVLATKEARTTHEASLQQELSRLGLVKAEIKDIPSGSNEQELWQQFEVIREATIEKSPKSITFDITLGFRAPPFFAAAIINYLRNTQTEMPEMHVVYGEFRKDETNSPIWDLSAFISLLDWSSALQNFLKTGHGGRLADLVKQENALLQKHPSGGRRPTRLSALVSTLKEFSENIATVRCSKIITGDERSEGSARKVLKKIEESRDEVKEYFKPLAPILDSLSERLKDLPSDSLFGQAGHDAMSALAKLYLDYERYPEAAIVVREGWISLYDANVHLSDDQRLAQDKRTNTEKCWRDQEGVGAKKGTGADTLSNVRNDIEHGGFNEQPKPAKTLIEEIKKCANVFDNKKLG, encoded by the coding sequence ATGCGCTTAATTAGTTTTCTTGGAACAGGGAAATATGAGGAAACCTCATATACGTTAAATGGACAGAATTGTAAAACAAAATATGTGGCTGCTGCATTGATGCAATTGCTTAAAGCAGATGAATTGACTGTTCTGGCGACTAAGGAAGCTCGAACCACACATGAAGCATCTTTACAACAGGAATTATCACGACTCGGACTGGTTAAAGCCGAAATTAAAGATATTCCCTCTGGCAGCAATGAACAAGAACTTTGGCAACAATTTGAAGTCATCCGAGAAGCCACTATCGAAAAAAGCCCTAAATCCATCACTTTTGATATTACGCTTGGTTTTCGCGCTCCACCCTTTTTCGCTGCTGCAATTATCAATTATCTGCGTAACACTCAGACAGAAATGCCAGAAATGCATGTGGTTTATGGAGAATTCCGAAAAGACGAGACAAACTCACCAATTTGGGATTTAAGTGCTTTTATTTCTTTGTTGGATTGGTCGAGTGCCTTGCAAAATTTCTTAAAAACAGGTCATGGCGGTCGTTTGGCTGATTTGGTAAAACAAGAAAATGCACTGCTTCAAAAGCATCCATCCGGTGGCCGTCGGCCGACTAGATTAAGTGCTTTGGTAAGTACGTTAAAGGAATTTTCAGAAAACATTGCGACAGTACGCTGCTCCAAAATCATTACAGGAGATGAAAGAAGCGAAGGCTCTGCACGGAAAGTATTGAAGAAAATTGAAGAAAGTCGAGACGAGGTAAAGGAATATTTCAAACCCCTTGCTCCTATTTTAGACTCCCTTTCTGAACGATTAAAAGACCTTCCCTCAGATTCCCTGTTTGGCCAAGCGGGTCATGACGCAATGAGCGCATTGGCAAAACTTTATTTAGATTATGAGCGTTATCCTGAAGCGGCCATTGTTGTAAGGGAAGGTTGGATTTCTCTTTATGACGCAAATGTTCATCTGTCTGATGACCAAAGACTTGCCCAAGATAAACGAACAAATACAGAAAAGTGTTGGCGTGATCAAGAAGGAGTAGGAGCAAAAAAAGGAACGGGGGCAGATACGTTGTCAAACGTCCGTAACGACATTGAACACGGTGGGTTCAATGAACAACCCAAGCCTGCCAAAACGCTAATTGAGGAGATAAAGAAATGTGCGAACGTGTTTGACAACAAGAAACTGGGGTAA
- the cmr6 gene encoding type III-B CRISPR module RAMP protein Cmr6, with protein sequence MARNNRIEPSYFLPKDTQELMDGKAADNYALFLQRQATQIAEKGKEKFKFFYGGLLEKKFKFPKDHSNLLNELQKRQNNHLELLCSKSRVMAFKPDWRVVVGLGGESVYETSITLHHVYGIPYIPASAIKGITRMCWIRECWGYNDKAEEDALCNPLFRKVFGGSRVEKEIGKVIFFDAFPLELKESSIQVDVMNPHYPDYYTGKTEWPTDTQNPTPIYFLTVADTSFRFALGCSEHVENAEDLLKKTSCYLKKALTEFGIGAKTAVGYGRFEEDESRRKEQQQIEEEKEKKRQQAEAATKREAELS encoded by the coding sequence ATGGCTAGGAACAATCGAATTGAACCGTCATATTTCTTGCCAAAAGATACGCAAGAATTAATGGACGGTAAAGCAGCAGACAATTATGCCCTTTTTTTACAACGCCAAGCCACTCAGATTGCAGAAAAAGGTAAAGAAAAGTTTAAATTTTTCTATGGTGGTTTACTGGAAAAAAAATTTAAATTTCCTAAAGATCATTCTAATTTACTAAACGAACTGCAAAAACGCCAAAATAATCACCTAGAACTATTATGTAGTAAAAGTCGTGTCATGGCGTTTAAACCAGATTGGCGTGTTGTGGTGGGATTGGGTGGAGAATCTGTATATGAAACTTCAATCACACTTCATCATGTTTATGGTATTCCTTATATTCCTGCCAGCGCAATCAAAGGGATAACTCGCATGTGTTGGATTCGAGAATGTTGGGGATATAATGATAAAGCAGAGGAAGATGCTTTATGCAATCCGTTATTCCGTAAAGTATTTGGTGGCTCTCGTGTAGAAAAAGAAATTGGAAAAGTTATATTTTTTGACGCATTTCCTCTGGAATTAAAAGAAAGCAGCATTCAAGTTGATGTGATGAATCCCCATTACCCTGATTATTACACTGGAAAAACGGAATGGCCAACAGACACACAAAATCCAACCCCAATTTATTTTCTCACCGTTGCTGATACTTCTTTTCGTTTTGCACTGGGTTGCTCAGAACATGTAGAAAATGCGGAAGATTTGCTAAAAAAAACCTCCTGCTATTTAAAAAAGGCTTTGACTGAATTTGGTATTGGCGCAAAAACGGCTGTTGGATATGGGCGATTTGAGGAAGACGAAAGCCGGAGAAAAGAACAGCAACAAATTGAGGAAGAAAAAGAGAAAAAACGCCAACAAGCCGAAGCCGCCACCAAAAGAGAAGCTGAACTGAGCTAA
- the cmr5 gene encoding type III-B CRISPR module-associated protein Cmr5 encodes MTQTLDQQRAKFAYDAVCKVKPESWAGKYKSYAKKVPMLIKTNGLGATLAFMKGKKKGEEAYRHLLETTEGWLKGAEHTKEFFNEPKKGHGNQKSQDLIEKIVDLDSDDYRYVTLEVMAFYGWLKRFVEAEIDKEGDD; translated from the coding sequence ATGACCCAAACTTTAGATCAACAACGGGCAAAATTTGCTTACGATGCAGTATGCAAGGTTAAACCTGAATCTTGGGCGGGAAAATACAAGAGCTACGCTAAAAAAGTGCCTATGCTGATAAAGACCAACGGGCTAGGAGCAACGCTGGCTTTCATGAAGGGCAAGAAAAAGGGAGAGGAGGCTTATCGACATTTGCTAGAAACAACAGAGGGTTGGTTAAAGGGTGCAGAACACACCAAAGAGTTTTTTAATGAACCGAAAAAGGGTCATGGCAATCAGAAAAGTCAGGATTTAATTGAAAAAATAGTTGATCTTGATTCAGATGACTATCGCTATGTTACTCTTGAAGTCATGGCTTTCTACGGTTGGTTAAAGCGTTTTGTGGAAGCTGAAATTGATAAAGAAGGAGATGATTAA
- the cmr4 gene encoding type III-B CRISPR module RAMP protein Cmr4: MYQHADPLYLICETPLHAGSGDDLGIVDLPIQRERHTNYPKVESASIKGSLRTAFERKAEDDTNELIKIHAAFGYDEMGVSEKVTKAFEYTENAQEQPDNTKNKVILQRETQFAGCLGFTDARLLFFPVKSMRGVFAWVTCQQVINRYYRDRGMAETFPAVEKGKVGITKNSALTISNDKIVLEEYTFVGDKNNPSTDKLADEFADILFAKGSYHHEKFKTSLVVLPDDAFKDFVTLSTEVITRIKIDNETGTVRQGALFTEEFLPTESILYTLVLTGPLFMKEALLKKNSPFFKDFLNEENKPDAGETRNIFKNFIDKSQIFQLGGNASLGKGIVRTVFKPEEVSE; the protein is encoded by the coding sequence ATGTACCAACACGCCGATCCACTTTACTTAATTTGTGAAACTCCGCTTCATGCAGGAAGTGGAGACGATTTAGGAATCGTTGATTTACCCATTCAACGCGAACGCCATACGAACTACCCCAAAGTTGAAAGTGCCAGCATTAAGGGTAGTTTACGAACTGCTTTTGAACGCAAAGCTGAAGATGATACAAATGAATTGATAAAAATTCATGCTGCTTTTGGTTACGACGAAATGGGCGTGTCGGAGAAAGTAACCAAGGCATTTGAATACACAGAAAATGCCCAAGAACAACCAGACAATACCAAAAACAAAGTTATTTTGCAGCGAGAAACGCAATTTGCAGGTTGTTTAGGGTTTACGGATGCGCGTTTATTGTTTTTTCCCGTCAAATCGATGCGTGGAGTTTTTGCTTGGGTAACCTGTCAACAGGTTATTAACCGCTATTATCGAGACCGTGGCATGGCTGAGACTTTCCCTGCTGTCGAAAAAGGAAAAGTAGGCATCACCAAAAACTCGGCATTGACCATTAGCAACGACAAAATTGTTCTTGAAGAATATACTTTTGTCGGTGATAAGAATAACCCAAGCACTGACAAGCTCGCCGATGAATTTGCGGATATTCTCTTTGCAAAAGGCAGCTACCATCACGAGAAATTTAAAACAAGTCTGGTTGTTTTGCCAGATGATGCTTTCAAAGATTTTGTCACACTTTCTACTGAAGTCATTACCCGCATTAAAATTGACAACGAAACAGGAACGGTTAGACAAGGTGCATTATTCACAGAAGAGTTTCTTCCAACAGAAAGCATTTTATACACTTTGGTGCTGACAGGGCCTTTGTTTATGAAGGAAGCGTTGTTGAAGAAAAACAGCCCTTTCTTTAAAGACTTTCTCAATGAAGAAAATAAACCAGATGCAGGAGAAACAAGAAATATTTTTAAAAACTTCATTGATAAAAGCCAGATATTTCAATTAGGTGGCAATGCCAGCTTAGGAAAAGGCATTGTCAGAACCGTATTTAAGCCAGAGGAAGTATCAGAATGA
- a CDS encoding type III-B CRISPR module-associated Cmr3 family protein has translation MLIQIEAFDPLFFRDGKPFSAGGDIWADGAGLPMPSVIYGALRATYAVHHAIPPEQIEEKTKNFRITDLYYSVRGHRYLLPAPLDLAVEEKPEKTYHGYYYYRRPISSKIITNFGFSEVIMPEKQSLKESLGFLIQETSFRNYLQGKKKNIYLKKIKEYLHEEPKIGIVYNMATHSVEEGFLYRVGTQRFEIKLSVEIEGLNDFPKKGLMKLGGEGKAARFDSISNFGSKIIPKEHSLKKGSVFKLYLASPAIFHQGAYPDLERFGFSCKLITAAIPKPVAIGGFDIQKNRPKPTYQVVPAGAVYYYRNDNDDPKLIIEKLHQKMISDVYSEQGFGLSFIANLPLESKK, from the coding sequence ATGCTGATTCAAATTGAAGCCTTTGATCCCTTATTTTTTCGAGATGGCAAACCCTTTTCCGCGGGTGGGGATATATGGGCAGATGGGGCGGGATTGCCGATGCCTAGCGTGATTTATGGAGCGTTGCGAGCGACTTATGCGGTTCATCATGCCATTCCGCCTGAACAAATTGAAGAAAAAACTAAGAATTTTCGCATTACTGATTTATATTATTCGGTCAGAGGACATCGCTATTTGCTGCCTGCTCCGCTGGATTTGGCGGTGGAAGAAAAACCTGAAAAAACCTACCACGGCTATTATTACTATCGTCGCCCTATTTCTTCTAAAATTATTACTAATTTTGGTTTTTCAGAGGTGATTATGCCTGAAAAACAAAGTCTAAAAGAATCACTGGGATTTCTGATACAAGAGACCAGTTTTAGAAATTATTTACAGGGTAAGAAAAAAAACATATATTTAAAGAAAATAAAGGAATATTTGCATGAAGAACCCAAAATCGGCATCGTTTATAATATGGCTACTCACAGCGTAGAGGAAGGGTTTTTATATCGAGTTGGTACACAACGTTTTGAGATTAAATTGTCTGTTGAAATTGAAGGATTGAATGATTTCCCAAAAAAAGGGTTAATGAAATTAGGCGGGGAAGGAAAAGCAGCCCGTTTTGATTCGATTTCTAATTTTGGTTCTAAAATCATTCCAAAAGAACATTCTTTAAAGAAAGGAAGTGTTTTTAAACTTTACTTAGCATCGCCTGCTATTTTTCATCAAGGGGCTTATCCAGATTTAGAACGATTTGGTTTTTCTTGTAAATTAATTACCGCTGCAATTCCTAAACCTGTGGCTATAGGCGGTTTTGATATTCAGAAAAATAGACCAAAACCGACTTATCAAGTTGTTCCTGCTGGAGCTGTCTATTATTACCGTAATGATAATGACGACCCCAAATTAATTATTGAAAAATTACATCAAAAAATGATTTCTGATGTATATTCAGAGCAAGGTTTTGGATTATCTTTTATTGCTAATTTACCACTGGAGTCTAAAAAATGA
- the cas10 gene encoding type III-B CRISPR-associated protein Cas10/Cmr2 has protein sequence MKYLFLFTHSPVQSFIAQARKTHDLWAGSRILSELTKTAGKFFEKKGAKIIYPYDLESKSLSNRVLGEIEITAESELLKQIGEEAEQAVRECFRKIADDAFNKACGKRFPKPAGFDEQIEQHLDIRWLFYPIEENYVQAYQNLSELAAAMKNSRDFAQFGKGQGEQGRNCSLDGSRNALFYRPHTSGKRLAYLPKQAVELSPKYEDIPFKFLKPGEALSAISLSKRYYRHIDSFPRTSAVALMDYFEKIKGNDLRNLFSKDEFDEELYFEENLTPKYFQQEGLELHLLDKVKSIIDKLPKPTTRYYALLAFDGDNMGKWLSGEFLELKNESELHSFHQKFSEKLADFAKYASDYLEPPRGQSVYAGGDDFLGFINLTSLFSVLEQLRSKFEELVNVELEKQFKLKYKMTFSAGVVVSHYRTPLHIVLQQVRCAEKDAKKSIRPDDKAASTVDSTKNSGKSNQVIDKDALTINLMKRSGESNQAILPWYHGDVFVPNELKKVIDGLSNGFSDTFARRLAAEFQNPSKQTHQGMFLSELHRLIIRAAPEGLGREKTQCEIKQLYDTLKFLLEAEKILWGQSSEKINHDVLNNFIETLKVAMFLQRHIKSSVEEISNADSN, from the coding sequence ATGAAATATCTTTTTCTTTTTACCCATAGTCCAGTTCAAAGTTTTATTGCGCAGGCTCGCAAAACACATGATTTGTGGGCAGGAAGCCGTATTTTATCCGAACTAACCAAAACGGCAGGAAAGTTTTTTGAGAAAAAAGGCGCAAAAATCATTTATCCTTATGATTTAGAAAGTAAATCTTTATCTAATCGAGTATTAGGTGAAATTGAAATTACGGCTGAATCTGAATTGTTAAAACAAATCGGTGAGGAAGCCGAGCAAGCCGTGCGCGAGTGTTTTCGGAAAATTGCTGATGACGCATTTAACAAAGCGTGTGGTAAAAGATTTCCCAAGCCTGCGGGATTTGATGAACAAATTGAGCAACATTTGGATATACGCTGGTTATTTTATCCGATTGAAGAGAATTATGTACAGGCTTATCAAAATCTATCTGAATTGGCGGCTGCTATGAAAAACAGCCGCGATTTTGCTCAATTCGGAAAAGGACAAGGAGAGCAAGGGCGCAACTGTAGCTTAGATGGTTCTCGTAATGCCTTGTTTTATCGTCCTCATACAAGTGGTAAACGATTGGCCTATTTACCCAAACAAGCTGTTGAACTGTCACCAAAATATGAGGATATTCCGTTTAAGTTTCTTAAACCCGGCGAAGCCCTAAGTGCAATCAGTTTAAGCAAACGCTACTATCGCCACATCGATTCATTTCCACGTACTTCTGCTGTTGCTTTAATGGATTATTTTGAAAAAATTAAAGGCAATGATTTGCGCAATCTTTTCTCAAAAGATGAATTTGATGAAGAGCTTTATTTTGAAGAAAATCTAACGCCTAAATATTTTCAACAAGAAGGATTAGAGCTTCATTTGTTGGATAAAGTTAAATCTATTATTGACAAATTACCCAAACCAACTACCCGTTATTATGCTCTGTTGGCATTTGATGGAGACAATATGGGGAAATGGTTAAGCGGGGAATTTTTGGAATTGAAAAATGAAAGTGAGTTACATTCATTTCATCAAAAATTCTCTGAAAAATTAGCAGATTTTGCTAAATACGCATCAGATTATTTAGAACCGCCACGCGGTCAATCGGTCTATGCAGGTGGTGATGACTTTTTAGGATTTATTAATTTAACTTCTTTATTCTCAGTGTTAGAGCAATTACGCAGTAAGTTTGAAGAATTGGTGAATGTCGAGTTAGAGAAACAGTTTAAATTGAAATATAAGATGACTTTTTCTGCGGGAGTTGTTGTTTCTCACTATCGAACTCCCTTACACATCGTATTGCAACAGGTGCGATGTGCTGAAAAAGATGCAAAAAAAAGCATTCGTCCAGATGATAAAGCAGCCTCAACCGTCGATTCGACGAAAAATTCGGGCAAAAGTAATCAAGTAATCGATAAAGATGCTTTAACCATCAATTTGATGAAGCGTTCAGGCGAAAGTAATCAAGCGATTTTACCTTGGTATCATGGGGATGTGTTTGTACCAAATGAGTTAAAAAAAGTTATTGATGGATTATCGAATGGCTTTTCTGATACTTTTGCACGCCGATTAGCGGCTGAATTTCAAAATCCGTCTAAACAAACGCATCAAGGTATGTTTCTAAGTGAATTGCACCGTTTAATAATTCGTGCTGCGCCAGAGGGATTGGGAAGAGAAAAAACACAGTGTGAAATTAAACAACTATATGACACCTTAAAATTTCTTTTAGAAGCAGAAAAAATTTTATGGGGACAATCATCAGAGAAAATTAACCATGATGTCCTTAATAATTTTATTGAAACTTTAAAAGTAGCGATGTTTTTACAACGCCATATTAAGTCTTCTGTCGAGGAAATATCTAATGCTGATTCAAATTGA
- the cmr1 gene encoding type III-B CRISPR module RAMP protein Cmr1, producing the protein MWLIQVCFTLQIIERVEFKCKTITPLFMAGADGKTAELRPPSIKGVLRFWWRAIHGNLSPDKLKETEKQIFGGVGENNNSLQSRFFVRVEEEKNGIKILPKELVPHKSFTTESIEGTFTVKFCLKPHSPECITINEIRSLFIVSALLGGFGKRSRRGMGSIAIEEIDGSEFVIADLTEELLKHLNVLNPKQFKQADQKQRSQNSFIISTFQKSPHSYPCITKIEIGKPTEDNLPKKISNASHSVNKNHAGGYHIEMGGINNPPANINRFASPIYASVVADKSGKRPIITTLNNTLLINKKPNPDIPKEFKDEVFK; encoded by the coding sequence TTGTGGTTAATACAGGTTTGTTTCACGCTTCAAATTATAGAGAGAGTTGAGTTTAAATGTAAAACAATAACCCCTTTGTTTATGGCGGGTGCAGATGGCAAAACCGCAGAGTTACGCCCACCGAGCATTAAGGGAGTGCTGCGTTTTTGGTGGAGAGCGATTCATGGGAATTTATCACCTGATAAGTTGAAAGAAACGGAAAAACAAATTTTTGGAGGCGTGGGAGAAAATAATAACTCCTTACAGAGTCGTTTTTTTGTTCGTGTTGAGGAAGAGAAAAATGGAATCAAAATACTACCTAAAGAGCTGGTTCCACATAAATCGTTCACTACAGAATCAATAGAAGGAACTTTTACAGTCAAATTTTGTTTAAAACCCCACTCTCCAGAATGTATAACAATTAATGAGATAAGGTCTTTGTTTATTGTCAGTGCATTATTGGGTGGATTTGGAAAACGTAGCCGACGAGGCATGGGTAGTATTGCGATTGAAGAGATAGATGGGTCTGAGTTTGTTATTGCTGATTTGACAGAAGAGTTACTTAAACATCTTAATGTTCTTAATCCTAAGCAATTTAAACAAGCAGATCAAAAACAGCGTTCTCAAAATAGTTTTATTATTTCTACGTTTCAAAAATCACCACATTCTTACCCTTGTATCACTAAAATTGAGATAGGAAAGCCAACAGAAGACAACTTGCCGAAAAAGATTTCTAATGCAAGTCATTCTGTAAATAAAAATCATGCTGGTGGTTATCACATTGAGATGGGTGGAATTAATAATCCTCCAGCTAATATCAATCGATTTGCTTCACCGATTTATGCTTCCGTTGTGGCTGATAAATCTGGAAAACGTCCTATTATCACCACACTCAACAATACGCTGCTGATTAATAAAAAGCCAAATCCCGATATTCCAAAGGAATTCAAGGATGAGGTCTTTAAATAA
- a CDS encoding c-type cytochrome: MIKRNTLSASLFMLLSMGLHTAASAEAPDLATGMLVNTCVACHGPSGSSHGPAIPSIAGMSHDTFMNAMTTYKSDERKETIMNRIAKGYSEADFEVMAAYFAKQEFVRFPQETDSKKAKAGAKLHKQHCENCHADNGFTDEDGSSILAGQWLPYLEASLSDFSKKEREMPKKMADAMKAVMKKGGEASLEQLAHFYASQTKKP, from the coding sequence ATGATCAAACGTAACACACTATCAGCCTCGCTGTTCATGCTGTTAAGCATGGGTTTACATACTGCTGCTTCAGCCGAAGCTCCCGATTTAGCCACAGGAATGCTGGTCAACACCTGTGTTGCCTGCCACGGTCCTAGTGGTTCTAGCCATGGCCCCGCCATTCCCAGTATTGCGGGCATGTCTCACGATACTTTCATGAATGCCATGACCACTTACAAAAGTGATGAGCGTAAAGAAACCATCATGAATCGCATCGCTAAAGGTTACAGCGAAGCCGATTTTGAAGTCATGGCCGCTTATTTTGCAAAACAAGAATTCGTGCGTTTTCCCCAAGAAACAGACAGTAAAAAAGCCAAAGCCGGCGCAAAATTGCACAAACAACATTGTGAAAATTGCCATGCCGACAACGGTTTTACCGATGAGGACGGTTCAAGTATTTTAGCGGGTCAATGGTTGCCCTACTTGGAAGCCAGCTTGAGCGATTTCAGCAAAAAAGAACGCGAAATGCCCAAGAAAATGGCCGATGCCATGAAAGCAGTCATGAAAAAAGGCGGCGAAGCCAGCTTAGAACAATTGGCTCATTTCTACGCCAGTCAAACCAAAAAACCCTAA